TCGCCGCGGCGCTGCTCCGGTTGACGTAGGAAAGGGCGACGAAGAGGACGATGCCGAGGGCAACGATGCCCTTGCGCGGCTTTTCGCCGCCGAAACGGCGGAAGCGGAGAATGCCTTCCAGCAGAAGGAGCATCGCCGAAAGGGAGGCGGCCATGTTGAAAAACATGCTGTAGTCCCCCAGGAGCGAGTAGAGGGGGAAGAGCCCTCCTCCGACGAGCCCCGCCAGGGCCCAGCAGCCGGGACCTCTCTCGGAACGGTTGAGGCTCCAGAGGAGAATCATGGCGAAACCGGAGAGGGCGGCGACGAGGCTCATCACCAGCTGAAGGAGGACGAGATCAGGGGTCACGACGAAAACCTCCCGACAGATTCGGAAGAAGTCCCGGCTCCCGGGCAGCCGGAGGAAGAGAAAGCGAGAGGCGGGGCAACCCCGCGGCGGCGGGCTTGGCCGGGAGAGAGCCCCGAACCTCTTCCCTTCAGGGACAGAAAGGCGGCTCGGGTCCTTTCTCGGCTTTTCGCGCCCTTCGCCTGGAGCGGAAGAACCCGCTCAGGAGCCCGGCGGCCTCCTGAGCCATCAGCCCCCTGCGACAGGCGACCCGGACGGGGAAGCGCCCGTCGGCCAGGAGGTCGTAGAGAGTCCCGCAGCAGCCGGCGCGGGAATCGGAGGCGCCGAAGACGAGGTGACCGAGACGGCACTGGAGGATGGCCCCGGCACACATGGGACAGGGCTCGAGGGTGACGTAGAGCGTGCAGTCCGAGAGGCGCCACCGCCCCAGAGTGCGGGCGGCCTGGGCGAGGGCGATCATTTCGGCGTGGGCCAAGGGATCGCCCCGGGCCTCGCGGCCGTTGTGCCCCCGCCCGACGACCTGGCCGGCGGATACGACAAGGGCCCCGACGGGGACATCGCCCGTCTCGAGAGCCAGGCGAGCCTCGGCGAGGGCCAGATTCATAAAATCCCTGTCGGCCTCGGAAAAAACGCTTAGGGGAGTCACGGCCTCAGATCTGAGAGATGTTCATTCCCGAGAAGATCTCCTGCATCTCTTTTTTGATGCGGTTGCGGATCTTCTTTCTCTCTCCGGGCAGGAGCATCTGCTCCGTCGTGTCGAAGAGGTAATTGTCGAGATCGAACTCGCGGAGGATCATTTTGGTATGGAAGAGGTTCTCCTGATAGACGTTGACGTCGATCATCTGGTAGAGGTCGCGCATTTCGGCGGCGATGTAGTTCTGGATCGAGTTGATCTCGTGATCGATGAAGATCTTGCGGCCGCTCACGTCGCGCGTGAAGCCCCTGACGCGGTAGTCGACGATGGCGATGTCGGGGTTGAAGGCATGGAGGAGGTAGTTGAGGGCCTTCAGGGGCGATATCTTGCCGCAGGTCGAGACGTCGAGATCGACGCGGAAGGTGCTGATCCCCTGGTCGGGATGAATTTCCGGGTAAGTATGGACGGTGATGTGGCTTTTGTCGAGGTGGGCCGCCACGCTGTCGGGCAGGGGCCCCGGCACCTCCTTGCCGGAACAGTCGCGGCTGCCGCAGCCCAGAGGCTCCTCGGAGATGAGCATGGTCACGCTGGCTCCCTGGGGCTCGTAGTCCTGTTTGGCGACGTTGAGGATGTTGGCGCCGATGATGTTGGAGACGTCCGTCAAGATCCGCGTCAGACGGTCGGCGTTGTATTCCTCGTCGACATAGTCGATGTAGGCCTGACTCTCGTCGCGCGTCCGTGCGTAGCAGATGTCGTACATGTTGAAACTCAGGGTTTTGGTGAGGTTGTTGAAGCCGTAGAGCTTGAGCTTGTCAATGGGCCGGATTTCCATCCCCCGATCACCCCCACTTTCCGAAAGGAAGATCGTGAGCCCGGCTTGCCGGTCTCGAACGTTCATTTTACAGCAGCGCCGAAAAATTGCCTATAGTTCTTCTGAACGGGAAAAGGACACCGGAGGATCGGAAGGGGCTGACTGAGGGAATTGATCGGGTATAAAATAGTCGGGATCGCTCCCTGTCATAAGGAGGTGCCTCTTGAAGAAGACCAACGCCGCCCGAGTCCTGGACCGGATGAAGATCGCCTACGAGTTGGGCGAATACGCCTTCGACGAAGAGCATCTCGGCGCCGAACACGTGGCGGCCGAGATCGGCCTTCCCCTCGACCAGGTCTTCAAGACCCTCGTCGCCCGCGGCGACGGCCGGGAAGTCGTCATGGCCTGCGTCCCCGGGTCGGGCGATCTGGATCTGAAGGCCCTCGCCGCCCTCGCGGGCTTCAAGAAGGTCGAGATGGTCCCCCTCAAGGAAGTCCAGCCCCTGACGGGTTACATCCGGGGAGGCGTCTCTCCCCTGGCGCCGAAGAAGGCCTACCGACTTTTCATCGACGCCTCGGCCCTCTCCTTCCCCTTCATCTCCGTCAGCGCCGGCCAGAGAGGCCTCCAGATCAAGGTGGCCCCCGGTGATCTCGTCGCCGCCACGGGAGCCCTGGTGGGCTCTCTCGTCAAAGACCGATAAGGTCCGATCCGAAAAGGAGGTTTTGCCATGTCTTTCGATCCCGTCCTCGCGCGCAGGAGCATCCGCCGCTACAAGGCCGATCCCGTCCCGGCCGAGAAGGTGACGCTCCTTCTCAAGGCCGCCATGAGCGCCCCCTCGGCCCACAACCAGCAGCCCTGGGAATTTATCGTCATCGACGACCGGAAACATCTCGACGCCATCCCCGGCGTCCACCCCTATTCGAAGATGCTCCTCGAGGCGCCTATGGCCATCCTCGTCTGCTCCCGCCAGGAGACCCTGACGGCCTCCGACTTCTGGCCCCAGGACTGCGCCGCCGCCACGGAGAACATCCTCGTCGAGGCGACGGCCCTGGATCTGTCCACGGTCTGGATGGGCATCTACCCCAAGGAGCCTCTCATGAAGGCCATGACGGAGATGTTCCGTCTTCCCGAGAACATCATCCCCTTTTCCCTCATCGCCGTCGGTTACGGCGCCGAGGAGAAAAAGCCCTCGAACCGCTACGACGAGGCCCGGATTCACCGCAACGGCTGGTAGGCCCTTCGCGACACAGGAAAGATCCCCGGGGCCTCCCGGGGATCTTTTGACATTTCGGCGCCAATGGGGCTACCATGACTCGTCCCCGCCTGGGGAATTGACACCCACAGCCCGGTCCGCCCTCGAGGGCGGACCCCGAAAGGTGACGCCATGATACGCATCACGAAAGGTCAACTGCGTTTCGGCGAGAGAGTTCTTTTCCGAGACCTCTCCCTCGCCGTTCCCGACGGAGGACGACTGGGGCTCGTGGGCCGCAACGGAGCGGGAAAGACGACGCTCCTCCGCGTCCTGGCCGGAGAGACCTCCCTCGACGAGGGCACCGTCGAGACGCCCCCCCGAGAGCAGATGGGCTACCTCGCCCAGGACCTGGCCGAACTGGGACCGGCGGACGTCGTCGATTTCCTCAAGGCCCGGGCCTCCCTGGCCCCCCTGGAGGGCGAGCTGCGCCGCCTCGAGGCCCTCATCGCCGAAAACGCCTCCGATGCCTCCCTACTGTCCCGCTATGACCGAGTCAACGCCAAGATCGCCGCTCTCGACGGTTTTTCCTTCGAGGCCCGAGCCGCCAAGGTCCTTGCCGGCCTGGGCTTTCCCCCGGGGTCCCTCCGCCGCTCCTGCGACGCCTTTTCCGGCGGATGGAAGATGCGCCTCATGCTGGCGGCCCTTCTTTTGGCGGCGCCGAAAACGATGCTCCTCGACGAACCGACGAACCATCTCGACACGGAAAGCCTCGAATGGCTCGAGGGCTATCTTCGCGACTACAGGGGGACGCTCGTCGTCATCTCCCACGACAGGCGTTTTCTCGACAAGATGACCTTCGAGACGGCGGAACTGGCTCTCGGCCGGATCACCCTCTACAAGGGGAACTTCTCCTACTACCTCGAAGAGAGCGTCAAGAGAAAGGAGGCCCTCGAGAAGGAGGCGCAGCGTCAGGACGCCGAGATCAAGAGGACGGAGCAGTTCATCGAGCGCTTCCGCTACAAGGCCACGAAGGCCACCCAGGTCCAGAGCCGCATCAAACAGCTCGAGAAGATCGAACGCATTGAGATCGAGGCCGACGAGACGACGGCGACGCTCCGGTTTCCTCCCTGTCCCAGGAGCGGCCACGACGTCGTCGCCGTCGAGGGGGCAGCCCGACGCTACGGCGACCTCGAGGTCTTCCGCGACGCCTCCTTCACCCTCCACCGGGGAGAGAAGGTGGCCCTCGTCGGCGTCAACGGCGCCGGGAAGTCGACCCTTTCCCGCCTTCTGGCCTTTCAGGAAGAGCCTTCCGCAGGAACGATCGTCAAGGGACACAACGTCCTTCCGGCCTTCTTCTCCCAGGAGAGCAGCCGCAACCTGGACTACGGCAACACGGTCTGGCAGGAGGTGACGGCCACGGGCTCTCTTCTCTCCGAAGTGCAGAGGCGGAGCCTCTTAGGGGCCTTCCTCTTCTCCGGGGAGGACATCCACAAGCCCGTCTCCGTCCTCTCCGGAGGGGAGAAGTCGCGCCTGGGCCTTCTCAAGATCCTCCTGAGTCCCTCCAACTTCCTCGTCCTCGACGAGCCGACGAACCACCTCGACATGGCCACGAAGGAGCTCTTCCAGCAGGCCCTTCTCGGCTACGACGGAACCCTCGTCATCGTCTCCCACGACCGCCATTTCCTCGACGATCTGGCGGCCCGCGTCATCGAGATCCGCCAGGGACGAGTCTACGACTACCACGGCAACTACTCCTATTTCATCGAGCGGCGAGCGCGTCTCCTCGAGCTGGAGACTCCCGGGGCGACGGCCGAGGGGGAAGCGCCACCCTCGACGGAAAAGGAACGCAAGCGCGACGAGGCCCGGCGGCGCAACGAAATCTACAGGAGACGGCAGGAGATTCTCGTCGACCTGGGCCCCCTCGAGGCACGCATCGAGACCCTGGAAAAGAGGAAGAGAGAGATAGAAGGGTCCCTCTGCGACCCCCAGGTTCTGGCCGATTCGGAGAGGGTCCGGGCCCTCATGATCGCCCTCGACGAGACGAAAGGGGAAATAGAGAGCCGCCTTCCCCTCTGGGAAGAGCTCATGGAGCGCCTCGAGGCCGTCGAAACCCGACCGGTCTGACAGCGCCGAAAGGAGAGATCGTTCATGGCTGCCCCTCTCAAGGGACGAGGACGCTTCCGCCAGGCCGACAGGGAGGCTCTCTACGCCCTCGCTCTCGCTTTGCTCAACTTTCTCTGGTGGTACGCCACGGCCTACGGCCTCGGCTCGGGCCCCGTCGAGACCTACCGCTACATCGCCGGTTTCCCGGCCTGGTTCTTTCTCAGCGCCATCGTCGGCTTTCTTCTTTTCTCCTTCCTCGCCGCGGCCATGGTGAAGCTCCTCTTCCGCGACATGCCCCTCGACGACGAGGCCCGGCGATGAGAGGCGACGCGTCCATTCTCGTCCCCGTCGTCCTCTACCTGGCCCTCATGTACGGCCTGGCCCTCTGGACGAACCGGAGGCTGTCGAGGGCCGACAATTTTCTCGAAGAGTATTTCATCGGAGGCCGCACCATGGGCGGCCTCGTCCTGGCCATGACCCTCGTCGCCACCTACACCAGCGCCAGCAGTTTCATCGGCGGCCCCGGCGTGGCCTACACCATGGGCCTCGGCTGGGTCCTCCTGGCCATGATCCAGCTTCCCACGGCCTGGCTCACTTTGGGCGTCCTGGGCAAGCGCTTCGCCATCATCGGCCGCCGCATCGGCGCCGTCAACGTCAACGACTTTCTTTGGGCCCGCTACCGCAGCAGGGCCGTCGTCTTCTGCGGCTCCCTCTCCCTCGTCCTCTTTTTCGTCGCCGCCATGGTGGCCCAGTTCATCGGGGGAGCCCGCCTCTTCGAGAGCCTGACGGGCCTCGACTACCGTCTGGGGCTCGCCCTCTTCGCCCTCTCCGTCGTCCTCTACACCACGGTGGGCGGCTTCCGCGCCGTGGCCCTCACCGACACGGTTCAGGGCTTCGTCATGATCGTCGGCACCGTGGCCATCCTCTGGGGAACGATCCGGGCCGGAGGCGGCCTGACCCCCATCATGGAGACCCTCCGCCAGACCGACCCGGCCCTCCTGACGCCCTTCGGCCCCAAGGACTTCATCTCCAGGCCCTTCATCCTCTCCTTCTGGGTCCTGGTCTGCTTCGCCGTCATCGGCCTGCCCCACACGGCCGTGCGGTGCATGGGCTACAGGGACAGTCGATCCATGCACCGGGCCATCCTCATCGGCACCTTCGTCATGGGCTTTCTCATGCTGGGCATGCACCTGTGCGGCGTCTTCGGCCGCGCCGTCCTCCCCGGACTCCCCTCGGGGGACAGCATCATGCCCGAAATCACCCTTCGCGTCCTGCCCCCTCTCTGGGCCGGCCTTTTCCTTGCCGGCCCCCTGGCGGCCATCATGTCCACCGTCGACTCCCAGCTGCTCCTGGCCTCGGCCACTCTCGTCAAAGACCTTTTCGTCCGCTACGGCGCCCCGGGAGAGCCTCGCTCCATCCCGGCGGAAAAGACGCTCCGCCGGGCCGGTTTCGCCACGACGGCCCTTCTGGGACTCATCGTCTTCGGTGCGGCCCTCAGGCCGCCCTCGCTCATCGTCTGGATCAACCTCTTCGCCTTCGGCGGACTGGAGGCGGCCTTCCTCTGGCCCCTCGTCCTGGGGCTCTACTGGCGAAGGGCCAACGGAGCGGGAGCGTTGGCCTCGATGATAACGGGCGTGGCGACCTTCTTTCTCCTCTCCATCTACGTCAAACGCTTTCTGGGCATGAACGTCATCGTCCCCACCCTCGCCATCGCCCTCGTCGTCTTCGTCGCCGTCAGCCTCGCCACGAGAGCTCCCGACGAGGCGACGCTGGCCCCCTTCTGGGAAGACTGAGGCTCCTGCGGATGTCTCCGAAGCCCCTTCTTCGTGCCGCCTCGGACCTGCCTGCCCTTCGCCGCCCCCTTCCCCTGTGAGAGAAAGCCCCTGACCGGATGCGGTCAGGGGCTTTCGTCATCGCCTCGAGGCCGCCCGAAAAAGAACGTCGGCGCCGGGTCGGAGGCTACTCGCGCTCCTCCCTGTGAAAGGGAAGTCCCAAGGCGGCAGGAGCGCCGAGAAGAATGCCCTTTCCCTTCTTGATGGAGATTCCCGTGAGGACAACGATCGTCAGCACATAGGGAAGCATGAGCAGAAGCGGCGCCGGGATGCTCGTCCCCCCGGCCTGGACACGGAGCTGAAGGGCGCCCACGCCGCCGAAGAGGTAGGCGCCCAACGTCGATCTCAGCGGATGCCAGATGCCGAAGATGACGAGGGCGACGGCGATCCACCCCCGGCCCGACGTCATCTGCTCGACCCACATGTGGCTGTTGACGACGGAAAGATAGGCCCCTCCCAGGGCGGCCAGCCCTCCGCCGCAGAGCGTCGCGGCCCAACGGACGGCAGGGACGGAAAGGCCCGCCGCCGTGGCCGCCGCCGGGCTCTCCCCCACGGCGCGGAGATGGAGGCCCGGCCGGGTGTGAAAGAGAAAGAACCAGAGAAAGGCGACGAGAAAGAAAGACAGATAGACCATGGCGTCCTGGCAGAAGAGAACGGGCCCCAGGAGGGGGACACGGGAGAGAAGGGGCAGGGGAAAGGCCGAGAGACCTTCGATGGTCTCGCCCACAAGGCCTCGCCCGACGAGAGAGCTCGCTCCCGTGCCGAAGAGGGTCAGGGCCAGGCCGCAGACGACCTGATTGGCCCCCAACGTGACGCAGAGAAAGGCGTGGACGGCGCAGAGCAGGGCGCCGACGGCGAAGGCCGCAACCAGCCCCGCCCAGGGGGAACCGCCGTGGTAGGTGACGGAAAAACCCGTCAGGGCACCGACGAGCATGACCCCTTCCATGCCCAGGTTCATGACGCCCGATTTTTCCGTGACGATCTCGCCCAGAGTGGCGTAGAGAATGGGCGTGCCGCTTCGGACGGCGGCGGCGAGAATGGGGACGATAAGCTCCATCAGACGTCACTCTCCCCTCGGTGGAACCGAAGACGGTAGTGGCGGAAGAACTCGCCGCCGAGGACGCAAAAGAGAATCAGCCCCTGAAGGACCTGGACGCTCGACAGAGGCAGGCGCATGACGACCTGAAGCGTGTCGCCTCCGACGAGAAGGGCCCCCATGAAGAAGGAGACGACGAGGATGGCGAAGGGATTGAGACGGGCCAGCCAGGCGACGATGATGGCCGTGAAGCCGTAGCCGACGGAAAATCCCGGCTGGAGACGCCCCTGAAGGCCTGCCACTTCGCCCATTCCGGCCAGTCCGGCGATGGCGCCGGAGAGGAAAAGGACGGCGACGATGTGGCGCGACGTGGCCATTCCGGCATAGGCCGCGGCCCGGGCGTTCTGGCCGATGACGCGGATCTCGTAGCCCCATCGCGTCCAGCGGAGGACGATATGAAGGGCCAGGGCCGCCAGCAGGGCCAGAAAGAGTCCGCCGTGGACGCGGGTACCGAAAAACTGCGGCAGGCGAGCCGCCCCGTGAAAGGCCTTCGTCAGGGGAAAGCCCAGGCTGGCAGGATCGCGCCAGGGTCCGTAGACGAAGTACTCCAGCCCCAGAATGGCGATGTAGTTCATCATGAGGGTCGTGATGATCTCGTTGACGGACCACTTGGCCTTGAGCCAGCCGGCGAAGGCCCCCCAGAGGCCGCCCGCCAGGGCCGCCATGACCATCATCGTGCCGAGCATGAGAGGCGCCTGTTCCGAGGGGAAGCAGCGGACGGCCGCCGTAGCGGCCAGGGCTCCCGCCACGAGCTGTCCCTCGGCGCCGATGTTCCAGACGAGCATGGTGAAGGCCAGGGCGACGGCGAGGCTGCAAAGGGCTATGGGAATGGCCTTGACGACGGTCTCGCTGAGGCCGTAGCCGTCGGCCAGGGAGCCTCGGATCATGGCCCCGTAGGCCTCAAGGGGCGAGACGCCCATGGGTACGAGAAGCAGCGCCCCGGCGGAAAAGGCCAGGGCAAGGGCGATGAGGGGAAGGCCCCACTCCATCCACCGGGGGCTTTCAAAGCGCTTTTCGATCTTCACCGTCACAGGCCTCCTCCTTCAGCGATTCCAGCGGCCTGCCGGCCATCATGAGTCCCAGCATCTCCTCCGTCGCCTTCCGGGGATCGTCGAGAAGGCCCATGAGACGTCCCTTGTGGATGACGGCCAGCCTGTCGCTGAGAGCCAGAAGCTCCTCCAGATCCTCGGAGACGAGGAAGACGGCGGCCCCCTTCGATCGGGCATCGAGGAGACGTTCGCGGACGAAGGCCGTGGCCCCCACGTCGAGTCCCCAGGTGGGCTGCATGGCCACGACGACCTGAGGCTCCCCGTCGAGCTCGCGGGCCAGCATGAGCTTCTGCAGATTGCCTCCGGAGAGCATGCGAACGGGGATGCCCAGAGAGGGAGAGACGACGTCGAAACGCTCGGCGACCCGTCCCGTCTGGCCCGCCAGGGCCTCCCATGCCAGGAAGGGCCCCTTGCCGTATGCCCTGCGCCAGTAGTGACGCAGGGCATAGTTCTCGCGGAGGTTCATCGTCGGCACCAGTCCCGTCCCCCGCCTGTCGGCGGGGATGTAACGGATACCGGAGACGAGGGAATCGCGGACCGAGGCTCCCGTCATGTCCCTTTCACCGAAAAAGAGCGAACCTCCGGTGAGAGGGCGAAGCCCCACGAGGGCCTCGCAGAGTTCCGTCTGACCGTTGCCGTCGACGCCGGCCAGGCCCAGGATCTCGCCGCGTCGAAGGGAGAGGGAGAGGTCGTGAAGGACGGGGAGATCCTTGTCGCCTCTGGCGCAGATCCCCTCCGCCCTGAGGAGGACCTCGCCGGACGTCACGTTCCGCTTGTTCACGGCGGAAGGGACGGGACTGCCGATCATCATCTCGGCCAGTTCCTCGGGACCGACGCCGGAGGCACTGACGGTGCCGATCTTTCTCCCCCTGCGGAGAATGGTGACCCTGTCGGCGATCTCGGCCACCTCGTCGAGCTTGTGGGAGATGAAGACGATGCCGTGGCCCTCGGCCTTCATCCGCGTCAGCGTCTCGAAGAGGCGACGGGCCTCCTGAGGCGTGAGAACGGCCGTCGGCTCGTCGAGGATGAGGACCTTGGCCTCACGGTAGAGCATGCGCAGGATGGCCACACGCTGCTGTTCGCCGATGGAGAGCTGCCAGACGGGCCGCTCGGGATCGACATGAAGACCGTAACGGTCGGCCAGTTCGGCGATGCGCCGACATATGGCTCTTTTGCCGAGGACGAAGTCGAGTCCCTCCTGGCCCAGAATCATGTTCTCCCAGACCGTCTGAACGGGGATGAGCATGAAGTGCTGATGAACCATCCCGATGCCGGCGGCGATGGCGTCGCCGGGCGACCGGAAACGGACCTCCCTGCCGGAGACAAAGAGCTTTCCCCCGTCGGGACGATAAAGACCGCAGAGCACGTTCATCAGGGTGCTCTTTCCCGCTCCGTTCTCACCGAGCAGGGCGTGGACCTCGCCGGGGCGAACGTCGAAGTCGACGCCGTCGTTGGCCGCCGTTCCCAGAAAGACCTTCGTTATTCCCCGCAGATCGACAAGGGGAGAAGGGGCTGTCATGAGCGCACCATCCTCTCGCCAGGCCTTTTCACAGGCCCTGACGGAATCCATTCTATCGGAAAGAACCGCGAGCCCAAAGAGAAGAAAGAAGCTCCATGATCCCCTCACCCTGCGGCGTCGGAGACGCAGAGGGAAATTCAACGGAATCGGTCCGGCTTTTCCGCGATGTCCCGAAGGCAGAGCGACAAAAGAGGCGGGGCGCCGAAAAGGAGGCGTCCCGCCGTCGTTCTCGAAGCGGTACAGTGGCGTCTATTGGGGAATGTCGCCCTCGACGCCCTCGACGAACCAGTTCATGGAGAGCATTTCGGCATCGGACATCGTCGTTCCCTCGGGGACGACGACGTCGCCCTTCTGGTTGCTGACGGGCCCGGCGAAGACGTCCCACTGGCCGTCGACGATGCGGGCCTTCTCGGAGGCCACGAGGTCGCGGACCTCCTGAGGAACGTCGGCGCCGAAGGGAGCGAGGTCGACGAAGCCCTCTTTGAGTCCCCACCAGATGTCCTCCGACTTCCACGTGCCCGCCGTGACCTGGCCGACGACGTACTTGTAGTAGGCGCCCCAGTCCCAGACGGGAGCCGTCAGGTGCTTCGTCGGAGCGTATTTGGACATGTCGTTGTTGTAGCCCACGACGTAGACGCCGGCCTCCTCGGCGGCCTGAGGCGTGGCGCCCGTGTCGGCGTGCATGGCGATGACGTCGGCGCCGGCGTCGATGAGGGCCTTGGCGGCCTCCTTTTCCTTGCCGGGGTCGAACCAGGAGAAGAGCCAGATGACCTTGACCTTCACATCGGGGTTGACCTTGCGGGCTCCGACGGTGAAGGCGTTGATGCCGCGGATGACTTCGGGAATGGGATGGGCCGCCACATAGCCGATGACGTTGTTCTTCGACATGCTCCCGGCGACGAGACCGGAGAGGTAGCGGGCCTGGTACATGCGGCCGAAATAGGTGCCCACGTTATCGGCGCGCTTGAATCCCGAGCAGTGGAGGAACATGACGTCGGGGTACTTCTTGGCCACGTCCTGGACGAAGTCCATGTAGCCGAAGGAGGTGGCGAAAATGACCTTGGCGCCGTTGCGGATGAAGGTCTCCATGACGCGGGCCGAATCGGGGCCCTCGGGAACGGACTCGACGAGACTCGACGTGACGCCGGGATAGGCCTCTTCCATGGCGACGCGCCCCTTGTCGTGCATGTAGGTCCACCCGCCGTCTCCTACGGGGCCGATGTAGACCCAGCCCACCTTCAGATTCTCCGGTGCGATGGCCTCGAAGGCCAGGGCCGCGCCGGCAAAGCCGACCACAAGCGCGACGACAAGCGACAGCAACAATCCCTTTCTCATACCCTGATCCGCCCCCTTCACAAAATGGGTACTTCGACGATCTGACCGAACATTCACTAACAATCTATCGAGAAAAGCCCTGAAAGTCAATGAAGACCTCGCTTATAATAGGAAAGGGTCGGGCCTCTCCGCCCCTTATACCGTGACGCCTAAGGAGCGAAAGGCATGCCAAGCAAGGACCGCTACCACCGCACCTACCCCGTCTCATGGGATCAGCTTCACCGCGACAGCCGGGCCCTCTCGTGGCGTCTCCTCGACATGGGACGGAAATGGGAACGGATCGTCGCCGTCGTCCGCGGCGGCCTCGTCCCCGCCGCCGTCATCGCCCGCGAGCTGGACATCCACTTCGTCGACACCGTCTGCATCTCGAGCTACACCATCCGCGACCAGGGGGAAATGTCGGTCCTGAAGAAGCTCGAAGGCGGCGGCAGGAACTGGCTCATCATCGACGACCTCGTCGATACGGGAAAGACGGCCCGCATGGTCCGCCAGATGCTCCCCGAGGCCCATTTCGCCACCGTCTACTCCAAGCCCGACGGACGCCCCCTGGTGGACACCTTCGTCACGGAGGTGAGCCAGGACACGTGGATCCTCTTCCCCTGGGACTCGGAGGTCCAGTTCGTCGAACCCCTCGTCCAGAACCGCCACGAAGAATGACGCCGGGGCCCGGCGAAGAGATGAACCTTTGCAGCGGCGTTCATGATATTGTCAACCTGGCGATGAATGACGGGGCTGTTTCTTGAGCGTTGGCCTCCTGCCTTCGAAGTCCGACGCGACGAAGAGACGGAAAAACGTCGGG
The DNA window shown above is from Aminithiophilus ramosus and carries:
- a CDS encoding YhdT family protein, with the protein product MAAPLKGRGRFRQADREALYALALALLNFLWWYATAYGLGSGPVETYRYIAGFPAWFFLSAIVGFLLFSFLAAAMVKLLFRDMPLDDEARR
- a CDS encoding ABC-F family ATP-binding cassette domain-containing protein; this encodes MIRITKGQLRFGERVLFRDLSLAVPDGGRLGLVGRNGAGKTTLLRVLAGETSLDEGTVETPPREQMGYLAQDLAELGPADVVDFLKARASLAPLEGELRRLEALIAENASDASLLSRYDRVNAKIAALDGFSFEARAAKVLAGLGFPPGSLRRSCDAFSGGWKMRLMLAALLLAAPKTMLLDEPTNHLDTESLEWLEGYLRDYRGTLVVISHDRRFLDKMTFETAELALGRITLYKGNFSYYLEESVKRKEALEKEAQRQDAEIKRTEQFIERFRYKATKATQVQSRIKQLEKIERIEIEADETTATLRFPPCPRSGHDVVAVEGAARRYGDLEVFRDASFTLHRGEKVALVGVNGAGKSTLSRLLAFQEEPSAGTIVKGHNVLPAFFSQESSRNLDYGNTVWQEVTATGSLLSEVQRRSLLGAFLFSGEDIHKPVSVLSGGEKSRLGLLKILLSPSNFLVLDEPTNHLDMATKELFQQALLGYDGTLVIVSHDRHFLDDLAARVIEIRQGRVYDYHGNYSYFIERRARLLELETPGATAEGEAPPSTEKERKRDEARRRNEIYRRRQEILVDLGPLEARIETLEKRKREIEGSLCDPQVLADSERVRALMIALDETKGEIESRLPLWEELMERLEAVETRPV
- the ybaK gene encoding Cys-tRNA(Pro) deacylase; translation: MKKTNAARVLDRMKIAYELGEYAFDEEHLGAEHVAAEIGLPLDQVFKTLVARGDGREVVMACVPGSGDLDLKALAALAGFKKVEMVPLKEVQPLTGYIRGGVSPLAPKKAYRLFIDASALSFPFISVSAGQRGLQIKVAPGDLVAATGALVGSLVKDR
- the tadA gene encoding tRNA adenosine(34) deaminase TadA, yielding MTPLSVFSEADRDFMNLALAEARLALETGDVPVGALVVSAGQVVGRGHNGREARGDPLAHAEMIALAQAARTLGRWRLSDCTLYVTLEPCPMCAGAILQCRLGHLVFGASDSRAGCCGTLYDLLADGRFPVRVACRRGLMAQEAAGLLSGFFRSRRRARKAEKGPEPPFCP
- the panF gene encoding sodium/pantothenate symporter, yielding MRGDASILVPVVLYLALMYGLALWTNRRLSRADNFLEEYFIGGRTMGGLVLAMTLVATYTSASSFIGGPGVAYTMGLGWVLLAMIQLPTAWLTLGVLGKRFAIIGRRIGAVNVNDFLWARYRSRAVVFCGSLSLVLFFVAAMVAQFIGGARLFESLTGLDYRLGLALFALSVVLYTTVGGFRAVALTDTVQGFVMIVGTVAILWGTIRAGGGLTPIMETLRQTDPALLTPFGPKDFISRPFILSFWVLVCFAVIGLPHTAVRCMGYRDSRSMHRAILIGTFVMGFLMLGMHLCGVFGRAVLPGLPSGDSIMPEITLRVLPPLWAGLFLAGPLAAIMSTVDSQLLLASATLVKDLFVRYGAPGEPRSIPAEKTLRRAGFATTALLGLIVFGAALRPPSLIVWINLFAFGGLEAAFLWPLVLGLYWRRANGAGALASMITGVATFFLLSIYVKRFLGMNVIVPTLAIALVVFVAVSLATRAPDEATLAPFWED
- a CDS encoding ABC transporter permease translates to MKIEKRFESPRWMEWGLPLIALALAFSAGALLLVPMGVSPLEAYGAMIRGSLADGYGLSETVVKAIPIALCSLAVALAFTMLVWNIGAEGQLVAGALAATAAVRCFPSEQAPLMLGTMMVMAALAGGLWGAFAGWLKAKWSVNEIITTLMMNYIAILGLEYFVYGPWRDPASLGFPLTKAFHGAARLPQFFGTRVHGGLFLALLAALALHIVLRWTRWGYEIRVIGQNARAAAYAGMATSRHIVAVLFLSGAIAGLAGMGEVAGLQGRLQPGFSVGYGFTAIIVAWLARLNPFAILVVSFFMGALLVGGDTLQVVMRLPLSSVQVLQGLILFCVLGGEFFRHYRLRFHRGESDV
- a CDS encoding ABC transporter permease, which encodes MELIVPILAAAVRSGTPILYATLGEIVTEKSGVMNLGMEGVMLVGALTGFSVTYHGGSPWAGLVAAFAVGALLCAVHAFLCVTLGANQVVCGLALTLFGTGASSLVGRGLVGETIEGLSAFPLPLLSRVPLLGPVLFCQDAMVYLSFFLVAFLWFFLFHTRPGLHLRAVGESPAAATAAGLSVPAVRWAATLCGGGLAALGGAYLSVVNSHMWVEQMTSGRGWIAVALVIFGIWHPLRSTLGAYLFGGVGALQLRVQAGGTSIPAPLLLMLPYVLTIVVLTGISIKKGKGILLGAPAALGLPFHREERE
- the speD gene encoding adenosylmethionine decarboxylase, producing MEIRPIDKLKLYGFNNLTKTLSFNMYDICYARTRDESQAYIDYVDEEYNADRLTRILTDVSNIIGANILNVAKQDYEPQGASVTMLISEEPLGCGSRDCSGKEVPGPLPDSVAAHLDKSHITVHTYPEIHPDQGISTFRVDLDVSTCGKISPLKALNYLLHAFNPDIAIVDYRVRGFTRDVSGRKIFIDHEINSIQNYIAAEMRDLYQMIDVNVYQENLFHTKMILREFDLDNYLFDTTEQMLLPGERKKIRNRIKKEMQEIFSGMNISQI
- a CDS encoding nitroreductase family protein, which translates into the protein MSFDPVLARRSIRRYKADPVPAEKVTLLLKAAMSAPSAHNQQPWEFIVIDDRKHLDAIPGVHPYSKMLLEAPMAILVCSRQETLTASDFWPQDCAAATENILVEATALDLSTVWMGIYPKEPLMKAMTEMFRLPENIIPFSLIAVGYGAEEKKPSNRYDEARIHRNGW